From a region of the Candidatus Binatia bacterium genome:
- the meaB gene encoding methylmalonyl Co-A mutase-associated GTPase MeaB, whose protein sequence is MSTSAEKLAAEVRSGNRRAMAKAITLVESTRTDHQREAQSLLEQLLPATGTAARVGITGVPGVGKSTFIEAFGLYLIEQGKRVAVLAVDPSSTRSGGSILGDKTRMSRLSATPEAFIRPSPSAGSLGGVAQRTREGMLVCEAAGYDVILVETVGVGQSEVTVASMVDFFLVLMLPGAGDELQGIKKGILEIADALAVNKADGDNIPLATRATAEYRSALRLFRHGSANWSPPVIQTSALESKGMDEVWNIILDHRDKLGATGELMDKRRHQQQAWMWSMLEEGLKQHFVGRRDVQRLLPEMETAVGQATLTPTEAARRLLALLDATQESR, encoded by the coding sequence GTGAGCACCTCGGCCGAAAAACTCGCTGCCGAAGTTCGCAGCGGCAACCGTCGCGCGATGGCGAAAGCGATCACGCTGGTGGAAAGCACTCGTACGGACCACCAGCGTGAAGCGCAGTCTCTCCTCGAACAATTGCTCCCCGCCACGGGAACGGCAGCTCGGGTCGGCATCACCGGCGTGCCCGGGGTCGGCAAGAGTACGTTCATCGAAGCGTTCGGGCTCTACCTTATCGAACAAGGGAAGCGCGTGGCCGTTCTCGCGGTCGACCCTTCGAGTACGCGGTCGGGCGGAAGCATCCTGGGCGACAAGACTCGGATGTCGCGCCTCTCAGCCACACCTGAGGCCTTCATCCGCCCAAGCCCATCGGCGGGATCGCTGGGCGGCGTCGCTCAGCGGACGCGCGAAGGAATGCTCGTCTGCGAGGCGGCCGGGTACGACGTGATTCTCGTCGAGACGGTCGGAGTCGGCCAGTCGGAGGTGACCGTCGCGTCGATGGTGGACTTCTTCCTGGTGCTGATGCTCCCGGGCGCCGGCGACGAGCTGCAGGGGATCAAGAAGGGCATCCTGGAGATCGCGGATGCGCTCGCGGTGAACAAGGCCGACGGCGACAACATTCCGCTCGCGACACGGGCCACCGCCGAGTACCGCAGTGCTCTTCGGTTGTTCCGCCACGGCAGCGCGAACTGGAGCCCGCCGGTCATTCAGACCAGCGCCCTCGAGTCGAAGGGCATGGACGAGGTCTGGAACATCATCCTCGACCACCGCGACAAGCTCGGCGCCACCGGCGAACTGATGGACAAGCGGCGTCACCAACAGCAGGCTTGGATGTGGAGCATGCTCGAGGAGGGCTTGAAGCAGCACTTCGTCGGGCGCCGCGACGTGCAACGGCTTCTTCCCGAGATGGAGACCGCCGTGGGCCAAGCCACCTTGACGCCGACCGAAGCGGCGCGGCGCCTACTCGCGCTGCTCGACGCTACACAGGAGAGCAGATGA
- the scpA gene encoding methylmalonyl-CoA mutase: MANTTDENLKRWRELATKERKGADPEELVWKTPEGIDVKPLYSKADVEGLDFTDGIPGDYPFIRGPRATMYTERPWTIRQYAGFSTAEESNAFYRANLAAGQMGLSVAFDLATHRGYDSDHPRVVGDVGKAGVAIDSVEDMKVLFDGVPLDKMSVSMTMNGAVLPVLASFIVAGEEQGVPREKLTGTIQNDILKEFMVRNTYIYPPTPSMRIVADIIEYTSKEMPKFNSISISGYHMQEAGATCDLELAFTIADGLDYVRAALSKGLDIDAFAGRLSFFFAIGMNFYMEVAKLRAARLLWATLVKKHFNPKNPRSMMLRTHCQTSGASLTEQDPYNNIMRTTIEAMASVMGGTQSLHTNSFDEALALPTDESARIARNTQLMLQLETGIPNVVDPWGGSYFMESLTHTLAAKALGIIEEVEEMGGMTKAIEAGMPKLRIEETSAQRQARIDRGEDIVIGVNKYQRDDEPELDLREIDNTAVRESQVAALEKIRASRDQAKCDAALDALTKCAQTGEGNLLELGVAAARARASVGEISYALEKEWGRYQAEIRSISGVYGSAFSDDADWKTMQTEIERFVGDQGRRPRMLVAKVGQDGHDRGAKVIATAFADLGFDVDVGTLFQTPEEIARQAIENDVHVIGVSSQSGGHKTLVPELIEQLGKLNAGDIVVTVGGIIPPKDYPFLEKAGVKAIFGPGTKIPLAARKVLDLIGSRATADNPANPAAG; encoded by the coding sequence ATGGCGAATACGACCGACGAGAACCTGAAGCGCTGGCGCGAGCTCGCGACGAAAGAGCGCAAAGGGGCCGACCCCGAGGAGCTGGTCTGGAAAACACCAGAAGGAATCGACGTAAAGCCGCTCTATAGCAAGGCCGACGTCGAGGGGTTGGACTTCACCGACGGGATCCCCGGGGACTACCCGTTCATCCGCGGCCCCCGGGCCACGATGTACACCGAGCGCCCCTGGACCATTCGCCAGTACGCCGGTTTCTCCACGGCCGAGGAATCCAACGCCTTCTACCGGGCCAATCTAGCGGCCGGTCAGATGGGTCTCTCCGTCGCTTTCGATCTCGCCACGCACCGGGGCTACGACAGCGACCATCCCCGCGTCGTCGGTGACGTCGGCAAGGCCGGCGTCGCGATCGATTCCGTCGAGGACATGAAAGTCCTCTTCGACGGCGTCCCCCTCGACAAGATGTCGGTCTCGATGACCATGAACGGCGCCGTCCTCCCCGTGCTCGCGAGCTTCATCGTCGCCGGCGAGGAACAGGGCGTGCCCCGCGAAAAGCTGACCGGAACCATTCAGAACGACATCCTCAAGGAGTTCATGGTCCGCAACACCTACATCTACCCGCCGACGCCTTCGATGCGAATCGTCGCCGACATCATCGAGTACACCTCGAAAGAGATGCCGAAGTTCAACTCGATTTCGATCTCCGGCTACCACATGCAGGAAGCCGGAGCGACGTGCGATCTCGAACTCGCGTTCACGATCGCCGACGGACTCGACTACGTACGCGCCGCCCTGTCGAAGGGACTAGACATCGACGCGTTCGCCGGTCGCCTCTCGTTCTTCTTCGCAATCGGAATGAACTTCTACATGGAAGTGGCGAAGCTGCGCGCCGCGCGCCTGCTGTGGGCCACTCTCGTGAAGAAGCACTTCAACCCGAAGAACCCGCGCTCGATGATGCTGCGCACGCACTGCCAGACGTCCGGTGCGAGCCTCACTGAACAGGACCCGTACAACAACATCATGCGCACCACGATCGAGGCGATGGCTTCGGTCATGGGCGGCACCCAGAGTCTTCACACGAACTCCTTCGACGAAGCGCTCGCGCTTCCGACCGACGAGTCTGCGCGCATCGCACGCAACACGCAGCTCATGCTGCAGCTCGAGACGGGAATCCCCAACGTCGTCGACCCGTGGGGCGGCTCGTACTTCATGGAGTCGCTGACGCACACCCTCGCCGCGAAGGCCCTCGGAATCATCGAGGAAGTCGAAGAGATGGGCGGCATGACCAAGGCGATCGAGGCCGGCATGCCGAAGCTCCGCATCGAGGAGACGTCGGCCCAGCGCCAGGCACGCATCGATCGCGGCGAAGACATCGTGATTGGCGTGAACAAGTACCAGCGCGACGACGAGCCGGAGCTCGACCTCCGCGAGATCGACAACACCGCCGTGCGCGAGTCCCAGGTCGCGGCCCTCGAGAAAATCCGCGCCTCGCGCGACCAGGCCAAGTGCGACGCCGCACTAGACGCACTGACTAAGTGCGCTCAGACCGGCGAAGGCAACCTGCTCGAGCTCGGCGTCGCAGCCGCGCGAGCGCGCGCATCGGTAGGTGAAATCTCCTACGCACTCGAAAAGGAGTGGGGACGCTACCAGGCCGAGATCAGGTCGATCTCCGGCGTGTATGGCTCCGCCTTCTCCGACGATGCCGACTGGAAGACCATGCAGACGGAGATCGAACGCTTCGTCGGTGACCAGGGCCGCCGGCCCCGCATGCTCGTCGCGAAGGTCGGGCAGGACGGACACGATAGGGGCGCAAAGGTGATCGCGACGGCATTCGCCGACCTCGGGTTCGACGTCGACGTCGGCACGCTCTTCCAGACGCCGGAGGAGATCGCGCGCCAGGCCATCGAGAATGACGTCCACGTGATCGGCGTCTCGAGCCAATCGGGCGGGCACAAAACCCTCGTGCCGGAACTCATCGAGCAGCTAGGCAAGCTCAATGCGGGCGACATCGTCGTTACCGTCGGAGGCATCATCCCGCCGAAGGACTACCCGTTTCTCGAGAAAGCCGGCGTGAAGGCGATCTTCGGCCCAGGCACGAAGATCCCCCTTGCCGCGCGCAAGGTGCTGGATCTCATCGGCAGCCGGGCGACCGCCGACAATCCCGCCAATCCCGCCGCCGGCTGA
- a CDS encoding nuclear transport factor 2 family protein, with amino-acid sequence MSIEQNRKTVETMWAALSAMDWEAMTACLAEDVFYEDVPTEDEGAHGRENVVKRLRIAFDHLADHQHTIHHLVCESDVAFLDHTEVWTFKTGEKATNTFATMHELQDGKISKWSDYWDVTTFVNQFPASFLEVMAKASETDFN; translated from the coding sequence ATGTCGATCGAGCAGAACCGAAAGACCGTGGAGACGATGTGGGCGGCGCTCAGCGCCATGGATTGGGAAGCCATGACGGCCTGCCTGGCCGAGGACGTGTTCTACGAGGACGTCCCGACCGAAGATGAGGGCGCCCACGGTCGCGAGAACGTCGTGAAGCGGCTCCGCATCGCGTTCGATCACCTGGCGGACCACCAGCACACCATCCATCACCTCGTCTGCGAGAGCGACGTCGCCTTCCTCGATCACACCGAGGTCTGGACGTTCAAGACGGGCGAGAAGGCCACGAACACGTTCGCCACCATGCACGAACTCCAGGACGGAAAGATCTCGAAATGGAGCGATTACTGGGACGTCACGACCTTCGTGAACCAGTTCCCGGCGTCGTTCCTCGAAGTCATGGCCAAGGCGAGCGAGACGGACTTCAACTAG
- a CDS encoding succinate--CoA ligase subunit alpha — protein sequence MSILIRKDTPFIVQGITGREAVNLTRENLDYGAKIIGGVTPGRAGRDIYGVPVFDCVRDVVEKVGQPQGSIISVPPKFTVDAMIEALENDIKLIVVVTENIPRGEVAQAVELAALRGARIIGPNCLGIISPGEAKMGGVGGPAANTRQAYTKGPIGIMSRSGGMTTEIASTLTAAGMGQSTCVSIGGDAIVGTSYAELMPLFEADPETKAIAIYSEPGGRMEAELAEWVKEHNSRLPIVAFMAGRFMDEMQGMRFGHAGTIVEGKEDTTAEKIERMEAAGISVAERIEEIPDLLKKRLEEKGN from the coding sequence ATGTCCATCCTAATTCGAAAAGACACTCCCTTCATCGTCCAAGGCATCACCGGCCGCGAGGCCGTGAACCTGACGCGTGAGAACCTCGACTACGGCGCCAAGATTATCGGCGGCGTCACTCCCGGTCGCGCCGGTCGCGACATCTACGGGGTGCCGGTCTTCGATTGCGTCCGCGACGTCGTCGAGAAGGTCGGTCAGCCCCAAGGCAGCATCATCTCGGTGCCGCCGAAGTTCACGGTCGACGCCATGATCGAGGCGCTCGAGAACGACATCAAGCTCATCGTCGTCGTGACGGAGAACATCCCACGGGGCGAAGTCGCTCAGGCCGTCGAGTTGGCGGCCCTACGCGGCGCTCGCATCATCGGGCCGAACTGCCTCGGCATCATCTCTCCGGGAGAGGCCAAGATGGGCGGCGTGGGCGGCCCGGCGGCCAATACCCGCCAGGCGTACACGAAGGGCCCGATCGGCATCATGTCCCGCTCCGGCGGCATGACGACCGAGATCGCCTCCACCCTGACGGCGGCGGGCATGGGCCAGTCGACCTGTGTTTCGATCGGCGGCGACGCCATCGTCGGCACGTCGTACGCGGAGCTCATGCCTCTGTTCGAGGCCGATCCAGAGACCAAGGCGATCGCGATCTACTCGGAGCCGGGCGGCCGTATGGAAGCCGAACTCGCCGAGTGGGTGAAGGAGCACAACTCCCGCCTCCCGATCGTCGCCTTCATGGCCGGACGGTTCATGGACGAGATGCAGGGCATGCGCTTCGGCCACGCCGGAACCATCGTGGAAGGCAAGGAAGACACCACCGCCGAGAAGATCGAGCGGATGGAAGCCGCGGGCATCTCGGTGGCCGAGCGGATCGAAGAGATCCCAGACCTCCTCAAGAAGCGACTCGAAGAGAAGGGGAATTAA
- a CDS encoding acetate--CoA ligase family protein, with protein MRFYEYESKALFAKHSLPMGELAVVNSKQEARAAAEKIGGSVVVKSQVLSGGRMKAGAVQFADTPDEAAEKYEHVLPIVVGGETARSVLVESKSKVVQEYFVSVTWDGRRKLPVLLFSDMGGIDIEEVAESHPEHLSRTHFSTFLPLTPRLAKEAIGKTGVTGSDLNRLTPIVFELMKLFLEYDLTLAEINPVGKLENGRFIVLDGHVDMEAEARGKHAALLKELGIGDDETRQARPPTPFELEGARLNAVDHRGVAGNVVEFDGDLGLIIGAGGGSLTLFDAVRNHGGKPANYCEIGGNPSVGKVCNLTKLILSKPGVKKIAVMMNVVSNTRVDIVARGVIKGCIQAGKDPGEVITIFRIPGSWEDEGFKILAKHGVEYCDRSVSMYEAAGRAVAKLKAS; from the coding sequence GTGCGCTTCTACGAGTACGAGTCCAAAGCCCTGTTCGCAAAGCACAGTCTGCCCATGGGTGAACTTGCCGTCGTGAACTCTAAGCAAGAGGCCCGCGCCGCCGCCGAGAAGATCGGCGGATCTGTTGTTGTGAAGAGCCAGGTGCTCTCCGGCGGGCGGATGAAGGCGGGGGCGGTCCAGTTCGCCGATACGCCCGACGAGGCGGCCGAGAAGTACGAGCACGTGCTCCCGATCGTGGTCGGCGGCGAGACAGCCCGCTCCGTCCTGGTCGAGTCGAAGAGCAAGGTCGTTCAAGAATACTTCGTCTCTGTGACGTGGGACGGGCGCCGCAAGCTGCCCGTCCTCCTGTTCAGCGACATGGGCGGGATCGACATCGAGGAAGTCGCCGAGTCGCATCCGGAGCACCTATCGCGCACGCACTTCTCCACCTTCCTGCCGCTCACGCCGCGGCTCGCGAAGGAAGCGATCGGCAAGACGGGCGTCACCGGCAGTGATCTCAACCGCCTGACCCCGATCGTCTTTGAACTCATGAAACTCTTCCTCGAGTACGATCTGACACTCGCCGAGATCAACCCGGTCGGGAAACTCGAGAACGGTCGCTTCATCGTGCTCGACGGCCACGTCGACATGGAGGCCGAGGCGCGCGGCAAGCACGCCGCTCTCTTAAAGGAGCTCGGCATCGGCGACGACGAAACCCGCCAGGCGCGGCCGCCGACGCCGTTCGAGCTCGAAGGTGCCCGCCTCAATGCAGTCGACCACCGCGGTGTCGCCGGCAACGTCGTCGAGTTCGACGGCGACCTCGGCCTGATCATCGGCGCCGGTGGTGGTTCGCTGACTCTGTTCGATGCGGTCCGCAACCACGGCGGCAAGCCCGCGAACTACTGCGAGATTGGCGGCAACCCAAGCGTCGGCAAGGTCTGCAACCTGACGAAGCTGATTCTCTCCAAGCCCGGTGTGAAGAAGATCGCCGTCATGATGAACGTCGTCTCGAACACCCGCGTCGACATCGTCGCGCGCGGCGTCATCAAGGGCTGCATCCAGGCGGGCAAGGATCCGGGCGAGGTCATCACGATCTTCCGCATCCCCGGCTCATGGGAGGACGAAGGCTTCAAGATTCTCGCGAAGCACGGGGTCGAGTACTGCGATCGCTCCGTTTCGATGTACGAGGCGGCCGGCCGCGCCGTCGCCAAGCTCAAGGCAAGCTGA
- a CDS encoding amidohydrolase family protein, which translates to MDPFRLSWLNQVTEPIVDPEAPIVDPHHHLWPVGGAMEYGIDDLRADTGSGHNVVGTVFVECRAVRRPGGPDHLQPVGETEFVAAEAARLRKVAPDAAPIAGIVGYADLRTGPLLAETLAAHGDAGAGLFRGIRHAGSHAIDPEAHSIPGSAPAGLYLDESFRDGVRELGRRGLTYDTWHFHYQNREFAELARAVPDTILVLDHFGTPLGVGKFTGRREEIFAAWKDDIADIARCENVVAKLGGLAMPDNGFGWNAAERPPTSDEFVAAQGRYYQHTIECFGPERCMFESNFPVDKLSLSYPVVWNAFKKIAARYSADERTAMFSRTATRTYRL; encoded by the coding sequence ATGGACCCGTTTCGATTGAGCTGGCTGAACCAGGTCACCGAACCGATCGTCGACCCCGAGGCCCCGATCGTGGACCCGCACCACCACCTCTGGCCCGTCGGTGGGGCGATGGAGTACGGGATCGACGATCTCCGTGCCGACACGGGCAGTGGCCACAACGTGGTGGGGACGGTGTTCGTCGAGTGCCGGGCCGTGCGGCGCCCCGGCGGCCCGGATCATCTCCAGCCGGTCGGCGAGACCGAATTCGTGGCCGCCGAGGCGGCAAGGCTAAGGAAAGTCGCTCCGGACGCCGCGCCGATCGCCGGTATCGTGGGGTACGCGGATCTCCGCACCGGCCCTCTGCTGGCCGAGACTCTGGCGGCTCACGGGGACGCGGGTGCGGGGCTCTTCCGGGGGATCCGTCATGCGGGTTCGCACGCGATCGACCCCGAAGCGCACTCGATTCCGGGCTCCGCGCCGGCGGGGCTCTATCTCGACGAGTCGTTCCGCGACGGCGTGCGGGAGCTCGGACGGCGCGGCCTCACCTACGACACTTGGCACTTCCACTACCAGAACCGGGAGTTCGCGGAGCTTGCGCGCGCGGTGCCGGACACGATCTTGGTCCTGGACCACTTCGGCACGCCCCTCGGCGTCGGCAAGTTCACCGGACGACGGGAAGAGATCTTCGCTGCATGGAAGGACGACATTGCGGATATTGCGCGATGCGAGAACGTGGTGGCGAAGCTCGGTGGGCTCGCGATGCCGGACAACGGATTTGGATGGAACGCCGCCGAACGCCCGCCGACCTCGGATGAGTTCGTTGCGGCGCAGGGGCGCTACTACCAGCACACGATCGAGTGCTTCGGGCCGGAACGGTGCATGTTCGAGAGCAACTTCCCCGTCGACAAGCTGTCGCTCTCGTACCCGGTGGTCTGGAACGCGTTCAAGAAGATCGCCGCACGTTACTCGGCAGACGAACGAACCGCGATGTTCTCGAGGACGGCGACTCGGACTTACCGCCTCTGA